From a region of the Candidatus Neptunochlamydia vexilliferae genome:
- a CDS encoding ShlB/FhaC/HecB family hemolysin secretion/activation protein, whose amino-acid sequence MKLSILFTLIATALCAQNFERVKPKEPTQFEGEQGTTYGPTSSAVKVTDDGDQVIIPELNGVVLTDSRTHLSDEALSHALGGGETVNVQVPGSVYNFNVMLTNQFLGKPLTKQGLVDLKQEILLYYRRWGRPIVTVEIPQQKITEGILQVIVVEGKLGKVTVEGNRYFKSSRLKDYIRLHEGEAIDSNVLVADLTWINRNPFRQVDVIYGPGEIAGTTDIRLLTVDSRPWRVYGGVDNTGYDETDTTRLFVGANWANVFGLDHIFSFQATTAPNVNRFWALTGQYTAPLPWRDVWVFYGGYSQVQGKMETQQSALRNSGYAAQASTRYNFILPHMPSYLHDIILGFDYKRTDNNLEFGGNEVYLHSVNLTQLALGYNGGFDNEALRFSLTVELFYSPGPWIGEQKKQDYSKVRYKAKSSYLYGRITFAPIFRLPSNFAFALTLRGQASTQNLLPSEQSGLGGYNTVRGYKERQVNVDNALLISTELRSPPLSLLKKKGYNGEMLQFLAFLDYGIGRDVRTEENVPKTEYLLSFGPGVRYELGPYINFRGDLGIQIKQLEVANNPKAPGFRFHFGLVASY is encoded by the coding sequence ATGAAATTATCGATCCTCTTCACCCTCATTGCAACCGCCTTATGCGCCCAAAACTTTGAGCGAGTCAAGCCTAAAGAGCCCACCCAGTTTGAAGGAGAGCAGGGAACCACCTATGGCCCCACCTCCTCTGCAGTCAAAGTGACCGATGATGGCGACCAGGTGATCATCCCCGAGCTCAATGGAGTCGTCCTCACCGATTCACGCACCCACCTTTCTGACGAAGCGCTTTCCCATGCCCTTGGGGGGGGCGAAACGGTCAACGTTCAAGTTCCTGGAAGCGTTTATAATTTCAATGTGATGCTCACGAACCAATTCCTTGGAAAACCCCTCACCAAGCAAGGACTTGTCGATCTAAAGCAAGAGATCCTCCTCTACTACCGCCGATGGGGACGTCCGATCGTCACCGTTGAAATCCCCCAGCAAAAGATCACCGAAGGGATCCTCCAAGTGATCGTCGTTGAGGGAAAACTGGGCAAAGTCACCGTCGAAGGGAACAGGTATTTCAAAAGCTCCCGCCTTAAAGACTACATCCGCCTTCACGAAGGGGAGGCGATCGACTCGAACGTCCTTGTCGCCGACCTTACCTGGATCAACCGGAACCCTTTCCGCCAGGTCGATGTGATCTACGGTCCCGGAGAAATCGCCGGAACCACTGACATCCGCCTCCTCACTGTTGACAGCCGCCCTTGGCGTGTCTATGGCGGAGTTGACAACACCGGTTATGACGAAACCGACACCACCCGCCTCTTTGTAGGTGCCAACTGGGCCAACGTCTTTGGCCTCGACCACATCTTCTCCTTCCAAGCAACCACTGCTCCCAACGTCAACCGCTTTTGGGCCCTCACCGGTCAATATACCGCTCCCCTCCCCTGGCGCGATGTCTGGGTCTTCTACGGAGGTTACTCCCAAGTCCAAGGGAAGATGGAAACACAGCAATCAGCACTGAGAAACTCGGGCTACGCCGCCCAAGCGAGTACCCGCTACAACTTCATCCTCCCCCATATGCCAAGCTATCTCCATGACATCATCCTAGGCTTCGACTATAAACGAACCGATAACAACCTCGAGTTTGGTGGAAATGAAGTTTACCTTCATAGCGTTAACCTTACCCAACTCGCTCTTGGCTATAATGGAGGGTTCGACAACGAAGCGCTCCGCTTCTCTTTAACTGTAGAGCTTTTCTATTCTCCTGGTCCTTGGATCGGTGAGCAAAAAAAACAGGACTATAGCAAAGTCCGCTACAAAGCTAAAAGCTCCTACCTCTATGGACGGATTACCTTTGCGCCGATTTTCCGCCTCCCCAGCAACTTTGCCTTTGCCCTAACCCTCCGTGGACAAGCCTCCACCCAAAACCTCCTCCCCAGTGAGCAGTCAGGACTGGGGGGTTACAACACCGTCCGCGGCTATAAAGAGCGTCAGGTCAATGTGGACAATGCCCTTCTTATTTCGACAGAACTCCGCTCCCCTCCCCTTTCTCTTCTTAAGAAGAAAGGGTATAACGGCGAAATGCTCCAGTTCTTAGCATTCCTAGACTATGGAATTGGGCGAGATGTTCGTACAGAAGAGAACGTTCCCAAAACCGAATATCTCCTCAGTTTTGGCCCTGGCGTCCGGTATGAGCTAGGTCCCTATATCAACTTCCGTGGCGACCTCGGTATCCAGATCAAGCAACTCGAAGTGGCGAATAATCCCAAAGCTCCTGGCTTCCGGTTCCACTTCGGCCTTGTCGCTAGTTATTAG